The following are encoded together in the Pleurocapsa sp. FMAR1 genome:
- a CDS encoding esterase-like activity of phytase family protein, which produces MANKLAGFATLPADTFAEGSPAGGNDGEGNPIDANGRTGAFEGQPIQGFSGVQFAPGNTGAFWFLSDNGFGKQENSKDYLLRIYQADPNFIGLENGDGSIEIEDFIQLSDPDKLIDFDIVNQDSKERLLTGGDFDIESFVIDDNGDIWVGDEFGPYLLHFNSDGKLLEAPVSTPNETNLNTLNGQDPLVIGHRGASGVLPEHTLEAYRVAIAQGADFIEPDLVSTKDGVLIDRHEPILDDTTNVAEVFGKDRMSTKILDGEEVTAYFAEDFTLEEIKQIRAVQPQDFRDQSFNDAFEIPTFEEVIQLVQETEAETGVKVGIYPETKHPSFFDEQGLSLEEPLVKTLQDTGFTDPDRIFIQSFEVSNLIELNATLEELGLGDIPLVQLFGNTEDDDINEGGGGFSVPYDFVANFSQEEFTQEDAVAAYGEELLTALGIIGEDGSYKPEVAQSITYGDFANPEVIEIISSYASGLGPWKNNILLREDLDKPVDGDGDGNAEITTQLTGEVFPLVDYAHDAGLQVHPYTLRNEERFLTLDAEGNPQTPEEEFKQLIDVGVDGFFTDFPATGVAVVDSVTGEFVQSPQNPELGSDLPNLASSKGFEGMAFSPDRKTLYPFLEGTVDGDPENALRIYEFDVESADYNGLVGYYPTTDGNPIGDFTPINDHEFLVIERDSNQGEEAKFKKIFKIDVSQVDENGFVAKEEVVDLLNIDDPNDLNGDRKTTFDFPFETIENIVVADKDTILVANDNNYPFSQGREGDIDNNEVIAINLETPLNLDPKLGGNIMNPTFINNTGDTEQPAQMKGLNGYEVDPIFTVGEEFNDYAPPGDIDGLGAFALDDDTVRILANHELTDEGYAYTLANGTELTGGRVSFFDLNKETLELEDSGLAYDKIINRNGEKVNEITDLEYEGLNRLCSAHYIEANQFGEGRGLTDSLFFTGEETAGGTEFVLDPATNTLQAVPWMGRAAWENVTELDTGTTDQVAFLVGDDREGAPLTMYVGEKDTTEGAGLLERNGLAGGKLYTWVPEGDLADTPTFTDEDGEEVDDDNAPDPAGFNGTGNSQAGSWLELDYYRPDKSGSAVDTNDDGEIQDELGYDEQGFATQAQQDQMSIDAGGFQFSRPEDVATNPEDGTQAVLNSTGRGGRFAEDNYGTTYKISTEFGESGAPLTGQIDILYDGDDAGNGQFKGSDFGVRSPDNTDWSDDGYIYIQEDRATVEDEDFGGTSGEEASIWKLNPNSGELTRVAQMDRSALPEGQTDPEPDDIGNWESSGILDVSELFDEEPGTRFIFDVQAHSVEDGIIAKADLVEGGQLSFLTTDAPEDISDMGEDTPTSVFGTLKDDILEAGLDFDTSNNLIFTGEGDDLIDLSPGEGNNRAYGGNGQDVFILGESDRIFADGDDDQLFVLSGGDNTITGNLGSDQFWIANSQYPESPNTITDFTSGEDVIGISGLGIGYDDLSITQTDAGALISAKGNDLAIVSNTPADFLANEDNFAFA; this is translated from the coding sequence ATGGCTAATAAACTAGCTGGTTTTGCCACTTTGCCAGCAGATACTTTCGCTGAGGGCAGTCCCGCGGGGGGCAATGATGGCGAAGGTAATCCTATAGATGCCAATGGACGTACTGGCGCTTTTGAAGGACAACCTATACAAGGTTTTAGTGGCGTACAGTTTGCTCCAGGAAATACGGGGGCATTTTGGTTTTTATCTGACAATGGCTTTGGCAAACAAGAAAACAGCAAAGATTATCTATTACGCATCTATCAGGCAGATCCAAATTTTATAGGATTAGAAAATGGTGACGGAAGTATTGAAATAGAAGACTTTATTCAACTATCAGATCCAGACAAGCTTATTGATTTTGATATTGTTAATCAAGATAGTAAAGAGCGTTTACTTACAGGCGGAGACTTCGATATTGAGTCCTTTGTCATCGATGATAACGGGGATATATGGGTAGGAGATGAATTTGGTCCTTATCTGCTGCACTTTAACTCGGATGGCAAGTTACTCGAAGCACCTGTTTCCACCCCAAACGAAACTAATTTAAATACCTTAAACGGTCAAGATCCATTAGTTATTGGACATCGTGGTGCAAGCGGGGTATTACCAGAGCATACCTTGGAAGCTTACCGTGTGGCGATCGCTCAAGGAGCAGACTTTATTGAACCAGACCTAGTATCTACTAAAGATGGTGTTTTAATAGATCGTCATGAACCAATATTAGACGACACTACCAACGTCGCCGAAGTGTTTGGTAAAGATAGGATGTCTACTAAAATCCTGGATGGTGAAGAGGTGACGGCATACTTTGCTGAAGACTTTACCTTAGAAGAAATTAAGCAGATACGAGCCGTTCAACCCCAAGATTTTCGCGATCAAAGTTTTAATGATGCTTTTGAAATCCCCACTTTTGAAGAAGTCATTCAACTAGTTCAAGAGACGGAGGCAGAAACAGGGGTAAAGGTGGGAATTTATCCTGAAACCAAACATCCTTCCTTTTTTGATGAGCAGGGTTTATCTCTAGAAGAACCTTTAGTTAAGACTTTACAGGATACTGGCTTTACCGATCCAGACCGTATTTTTATTCAGTCTTTTGAAGTTAGTAATTTAATTGAGCTTAACGCAACTTTAGAAGAGCTTGGTCTAGGGGATATTCCCTTGGTACAGCTATTTGGTAACACCGAAGACGACGACATTAACGAAGGCGGTGGAGGTTTTTCTGTCCCCTATGATTTTGTCGCTAACTTTAGTCAAGAGGAATTTACTCAAGAAGATGCTGTGGCTGCTTATGGCGAGGAATTACTCACCGCTTTAGGCATCATTGGCGAAGACGGTAGCTATAAACCTGAAGTCGCTCAATCAATTACCTATGGCGATTTTGCTAATCCAGAAGTGATTGAAATCATCAGTAGCTACGCTAGTGGTTTAGGTCCTTGGAAAAACAATATCTTGTTGCGAGAGGATTTAGACAAACCCGTAGATGGTGATGGCGATGGCAACGCCGAAATTACCACCCAGCTAACGGGAGAAGTTTTTCCTCTGGTTGATTATGCCCACGATGCAGGTTTACAGGTACATCCTTACACCCTGCGGAATGAAGAACGATTTCTAACTCTGGATGCTGAGGGTAATCCTCAAACTCCTGAAGAAGAGTTTAAACAATTAATAGATGTAGGCGTGGATGGCTTCTTTACTGACTTTCCTGCTACTGGAGTAGCGGTAGTAGATTCAGTGACGGGTGAATTTGTCCAGTCTCCTCAAAATCCAGAGTTAGGGTCTGACTTACCTAACCTAGCTAGTTCCAAAGGTTTTGAAGGCATGGCATTTAGTCCAGATCGCAAAACTCTTTATCCTTTTTTAGAAGGAACAGTAGATGGCGATCCTGAAAATGCCCTACGCATCTATGAATTTGATGTGGAGTCTGCTGACTATAACGGCTTAGTTGGTTACTACCCAACCACTGACGGCAATCCTATTGGTGACTTTACGCCCATTAACGATCATGAGTTTCTCGTTATCGAACGAGATAGCAACCAGGGAGAAGAAGCCAAATTTAAAAAGATCTTCAAAATTGATGTTTCTCAGGTAGATGAGAACGGTTTTGTCGCCAAAGAAGAAGTCGTTGACTTATTAAATATTGACGACCCGAATGATTTAAACGGCGATCGCAAGACTACCTTCGATTTTCCCTTTGAAACTATTGAAAACATAGTAGTCGCTGACAAAGACACCATTTTAGTTGCTAACGATAATAACTATCCTTTTTCCCAGGGAAGAGAAGGAGATATCGACAACAACGAAGTAATCGCCATCAATTTAGAAACCCCATTAAATTTAGACCCAAAACTTGGAGGAAATATTATGAACCCCACATTTATTAACAACACTGGCGATACAGAACAACCCGCACAAATGAAAGGGTTAAATGGTTACGAAGTAGATCCCATTTTTACCGTTGGTGAAGAATTTAATGATTATGCACCTCCAGGAGATATTGATGGCTTGGGTGCATTTGCCCTAGATGACGATACCGTAAGAATATTGGCAAACCACGAACTTACAGATGAAGGCTATGCTTATACTTTAGCGAATGGTACAGAATTAACTGGCGGACGGGTTAGCTTTTTCGATCTCAATAAAGAAACCCTGGAACTTGAAGATTCAGGCTTGGCTTATGACAAGATTATTAACCGCAATGGTGAAAAGGTAAACGAAATTACAGACTTAGAATACGAAGGTCTTAATCGTCTTTGTTCGGCACACTATATCGAAGCAAATCAATTTGGTGAAGGTCGCGGTTTAACAGACAGTTTGTTCTTCACTGGCGAAGAAACTGCTGGTGGTACAGAATTTGTTCTCGATCCCGCTACTAATACTCTTCAGGCTGTGCCTTGGATGGGTCGTGCTGCTTGGGAAAATGTTACTGAATTGGATACTGGCACTACCGATCAGGTTGCTTTCTTGGTAGGAGATGATCGCGAAGGCGCGCCCTTAACCATGTATGTTGGGGAAAAAGATACTACTGAAGGCGCAGGGTTACTCGAACGCAATGGTTTAGCAGGCGGAAAACTTTATACTTGGGTTCCTGAGGGCGATCTTGCTGACACTCCTACTTTCACAGATGAAGATGGGGAAGAAGTAGACGATGATAATGCACCCGATCCTGCTGGTTTTAATGGTACTGGAAACAGTCAAGCTGGTAGCTGGCTAGAGCTTGATTACTATCGCCCTGACAAGTCAGGTTCGGCAGTAGATACTAATGATGATGGCGAGATCCAAGATGAGCTTGGTTATGATGAACAAGGGTTTGCAACTCAAGCACAGCAAGATCAAATGTCTATTGATGCGGGTGGTTTCCAATTCTCTCGTCCTGAAGATGTAGCGACCAACCCAGAAGATGGCACTCAAGCGGTGCTAAATTCTACTGGTCGTGGTGGACGTTTTGCAGAGGATAACTATGGTACAACTTACAAAATAAGTACGGAGTTTGGCGAATCTGGCGCTCCTTTGACTGGACAAATTGACATTCTCTATGATGGGGATGATGCAGGAAATGGTCAATTTAAGGGTTCTGATTTCGGTGTCCGTAGTCCTGATAATACAGATTGGTCGGATGATGGTTATATCTATATTCAAGAAGATCGAGCTACGGTTGAAGATGAGGATTTTGGCGGAACTTCTGGCGAAGAAGCTTCAATTTGGAAGCTAAATCCTAATTCTGGTGAACTAACTCGCGTAGCTCAAATGGATCGTTCTGCTTTACCAGAGGGTCAAACTGACCCCGAACCAGATGATATTGGCAACTGGGAGTCTTCAGGGATTCTCGATGTTTCTGAGCTATTTGATGAAGAACCTGGAACGCGCTTTATCTTCGATGTTCAGGCTCATAGTGTTGAAGATGGCATAATTGCCAAAGCTGATTTAGTTGAGGGTGGTCAATTAAGTTTCTTGACTACTGATGCGCCTGAAGATATTTCGGATATGGGTGAAGACACTCCCACATCTGTATTTGGTACTTTAAAAGACGATATCTTAGAAGCGGGTCTTGATTTTGATACTAGCAACAACCTGATCTTTACTGGTGAAGGTGATGATCTAATCGATCTTTCTCCTGGTGAGGGAAATAACCGCGCCTATGGTGGCAATGGTCAAGATGTCTTTATCTTAGGTGAAAGCGATCGCATTTTTGCTGATGGAGATGATGACCAGTTATTTGTTCTCTCTGGTGGCGACAATACTATTACTGGTAACTTAGGCTCAGATCAATTCTGGATTGCCAATAGTCAATATCCTGAATCTCCTAACACTATTACTGACTTTACTAGTGGCGAGGATGTCATCGGTATTTCTGGCTTAGGTATTGGCTACGACGACCTGAGTATTACCCAAACTGATGCTGGAGCGTTAATTTCTGCTAAAGGTAATGATTTGGCAATAGTTAGTAATACCCCTGCTGACTTTCTGGCTAATGAAGATAATTTTGCTTTTGCTTAA